From the Clostridium sp. Marseille-P299 genome, one window contains:
- a CDS encoding MerR family transcriptional regulator — protein sequence MKLPGYYSSGEFARMAHITKKTIRYYDEHNVLKPSYVNPNGARFYTDSDFARLQQILLLKYLGFSLDDIKEMTIHDTDYHFMADSLNLQLKLVEDRIEQMQLVAQTIKDTTKAIENEHSIDWSQMLNLIHLTAMEKSLKNQYQNASNISARIQLHRLYSKNQQGWFPWIYEQCKINDGMKVLELGCGDGTLWRDHRSLLPKNVHITLSDVSEGMLRDTRRAIGATDSRFTFKSFDCHQIPYEDQSFDLVIANHLLFYCDDISKVCSEVKRVLKPGGTFLCSTYGSHHMKEVSQLVSDFDERIVLSAGKLYERFGRENGNELLKPYFTQTQWIQYEDSLFVTEPEALISYVLSCHGNQNQFLLDRYKEFRTYVKKKTAQGFYITKDAGIFVCKN from the coding sequence ATGAAACTACCTGGCTATTATTCTTCTGGTGAATTTGCCCGTATGGCACATATTACGAAGAAGACCATTCGATATTATGATGAGCACAATGTATTAAAACCATCCTATGTCAATCCAAATGGTGCTCGTTTTTATACAGATTCTGACTTTGCACGACTTCAGCAAATATTGCTGTTAAAATATCTTGGCTTTTCACTGGACGATATCAAGGAGATGACCATACACGATACCGACTATCATTTTATGGCAGATTCCTTGAATCTACAGTTAAAACTTGTGGAGGACCGCATTGAACAAATGCAGTTGGTGGCACAGACGATTAAAGATACCACGAAGGCAATTGAAAATGAGCATAGCATCGATTGGAGTCAGATGTTAAACCTAATCCATTTAACTGCGATGGAAAAAAGTCTGAAAAACCAGTACCAGAATGCCTCCAACATATCTGCTCGTATCCAGTTGCATCGACTTTATTCAAAAAATCAACAAGGATGGTTTCCGTGGATCTATGAACAATGCAAGATAAATGATGGAATGAAGGTACTTGAACTCGGATGTGGTGACGGAACACTGTGGAGAGACCACCGAAGCCTGCTTCCAAAAAACGTACACATTACGCTATCGGATGTATCCGAAGGTATGCTTCGTGATACTCGTCGTGCCATTGGAGCTACGGATTCTCGATTTACCTTTAAATCCTTTGATTGCCATCAGATTCCTTATGAGGATCAAAGCTTTGACTTAGTTATCGCCAATCACCTCCTCTTTTATTGTGACGATATCTCTAAGGTGTGCAGCGAAGTAAAGCGTGTTCTAAAACCTGGCGGGACTTTTCTTTGCAGTACCTATGGAAGCCATCATATGAAAGAAGTCAGTCAACTGGTCTCTGATTTTGATGAACGAATTGTATTATCGGCTGGGAAACTTTACGAACGATTCGGAAGAGAAAATGGCAACGAGCTGTTGAAACCATACTTTACGCAGACACAGTGGATACAATATGAAGATTCGCTTTTCGTAACCGAACCTGAGGCACTGATTTCTTACGTTCTCTCCTGTCACGGAAATCAGAATCAGTTTCTCTTAGATCGTTATAAGGAGTTTCGTACCTATGTAAAGAAAAAGACAGCCCAGGGATTTTATATTACGAAGGATGCTGGGATATTTGTTTGTAAGAATTAA
- a CDS encoding AAA family ATPase encodes METIVRLQALSLHNIKNVKYGKIVMPNTYKKHPSYKNAEVLGIYGQNGSGKTAVVDTLYFIQRIMIGENLPIELADYMDASEDEAEISAEFSIYIEESVYEVGYKICLQKVGKHGAMISRETLTSTKITPEGRSSKTVFMDYNHGDSKTVFSPKKRFDELILENKEYKMDLLVAKKIAEKSNCSFIFGENSLEIYKKPFEHSFKEYAMLITSLHRFALTDLFVIRNTHSGVISANFVLPMAFKIEDTDQPGGGFKGDFAVSLNKPTVLSYEQKDMLHVIVNEINTVLCTIIPGLQMEVKEYGMQMLDNGREGVKIELLSVRGGVKIPIRMESEGIIKIISILNALIQAFSDASICLVIDELDAGVFEYMLGELLDIFKKSARGQLIFTSHNLRALEMLDKESIMFSTVNPVNRYIHMKNIKSSNNLRDVYLRGITLGGHNEEIYAQTDSLKIARAFRKAGRSMRYDKK; translated from the coding sequence ATGGAAACCATTGTACGTCTACAGGCTCTAAGTCTTCATAATATAAAGAACGTGAAATACGGCAAAATCGTGATGCCAAACACATATAAGAAACACCCAAGTTATAAGAATGCAGAAGTACTAGGAATTTACGGGCAGAATGGTTCGGGTAAGACAGCAGTCGTGGATACACTTTATTTTATACAGCGCATTATGATTGGGGAGAACTTACCGATAGAACTTGCTGATTATATGGATGCCAGTGAAGACGAAGCAGAAATTAGCGCAGAGTTTTCTATTTATATAGAAGAGAGTGTGTATGAGGTTGGCTATAAGATTTGTTTACAAAAGGTAGGAAAGCATGGCGCTATGATATCCCGTGAAACGCTAACAAGTACGAAAATCACTCCAGAGGGTAGAAGTAGCAAGACGGTTTTTATGGATTATAACCACGGTGATAGCAAAACTGTATTTTCACCGAAGAAGCGTTTTGATGAACTTATCTTAGAGAACAAGGAATATAAGATGGACTTGCTTGTTGCGAAGAAAATAGCAGAAAAAAGCAATTGTTCGTTTATCTTTGGTGAGAACAGTTTAGAAATCTATAAAAAGCCCTTTGAACATTCCTTCAAAGAGTACGCTATGTTAATTACCTCCTTACATCGTTTTGCCCTAACCGACCTTTTTGTCATACGTAACACCCATTCCGGCGTAATCTCAGCGAATTTTGTTCTACCCATGGCATTTAAAATAGAAGATACGGATCAGCCAGGTGGAGGTTTTAAAGGGGATTTTGCAGTTTCGTTAAATAAGCCCACGGTGCTATCATATGAACAAAAAGATATGCTTCATGTGATTGTAAATGAAATCAATACCGTTCTTTGCACGATCATTCCAGGATTGCAGATGGAAGTAAAAGAGTATGGTATGCAGATGCTTGATAACGGTAGAGAAGGAGTAAAAATCGAACTACTATCCGTCAGGGGAGGCGTTAAGATTCCAATTCGTATGGAATCCGAGGGAATTATAAAAATTATTTCTATTTTAAATGCATTAATACAAGCCTTTTCAGATGCCTCCATCTGCCTTGTCATTGATGAGTTGGATGCTGGAGTGTTTGAGTACATGCTTGGTGAGCTTCTTGATATTTTTAAGAAAAGTGCTAGGGGACAGTTGATTTTTACTTCCCATAATTTAAGAGCCCTTGAAATGCTTGATAAGGAGAGCATCATGTTTTCAACGGTGAATCCAGTGAATCGTTATATTCATATGAAGAACATTAAAAGTTCCAATAACCTTCGTGACGTTTATCTGAGAGGCATTACCCTTGGTGGTCATAATGAGGAAATTTATGCGCAAACAGATAGCTTAAAGATTGCCAGAGCATTCCGTAAGGCAGGTAGGAGCATGAGATATGATAAAAAATGA